From a single Shewanella denitrificans OS217 genomic region:
- the astD gene encoding succinylglutamate-semialdehyde dehydrogenase, producing the protein MTQYINGQWFAGLGHQVSSINPATGQSIWNGVTATADQVNQAVDAARAAQFDWFMLGFEARLSIVEAYRSELEANKAQLAEVIAQETGKPQWETATEVGAMIGKIALSAAAHDKRTGTETNELAAGRAVLRHKPHGVVAVFGPYNFPGHLPNGHIVPALLAGNTVVFKPSELTPKVAEEMLKLWDKAGLPKGVINLVQGEVETGKALASHPQIDGLFFTGSSRTGHILHQQYAGHPGKILALEMGGNNPLIVKGVSDTKAAVHDIIQSAYISSGQRCTCARRLYIEQGAAGDELIAQLITAVNNIQVGAWNSQPQPFMGSMISETAARGMVAAQATLQALGGVSLVELAQVEAGTGLVSPGLIDVTQIAELPDEEYFGPLLQLVRYTDFDEAIRLANATRYGLSAGLLADNRDDYDYFLARIRAGIVNWNKQITGASGAAPFGGVGASGNHRASAFYAADYCAYPVASMEADSVSMPASLSPGLSI; encoded by the coding sequence ATGACTCAATATATTAATGGTCAGTGGTTTGCTGGCCTTGGCCACCAGGTCAGCTCAATTAACCCTGCGACAGGGCAAAGCATTTGGAATGGCGTAACGGCGACTGCCGATCAAGTGAATCAAGCGGTAGACGCTGCAAGAGCGGCTCAATTTGATTGGTTTATGCTGGGGTTTGAAGCCCGTTTATCCATAGTCGAAGCCTATCGCAGTGAGCTTGAGGCCAATAAGGCACAATTAGCCGAAGTGATAGCCCAAGAAACCGGTAAGCCTCAGTGGGAAACCGCCACCGAAGTCGGCGCCATGATAGGCAAGATAGCCTTATCTGCAGCAGCACACGATAAGCGCACTGGCACAGAAACTAATGAGTTAGCGGCAGGCCGTGCTGTACTGCGTCACAAACCTCATGGTGTGGTGGCAGTATTTGGCCCTTATAACTTCCCAGGTCACTTACCTAATGGGCATATAGTGCCAGCCTTGCTTGCGGGGAATACCGTGGTATTTAAGCCGTCTGAGCTTACGCCAAAAGTGGCCGAAGAAATGCTTAAGTTGTGGGACAAAGCGGGTCTGCCTAAGGGCGTGATTAACTTAGTTCAAGGTGAAGTTGAAACCGGCAAGGCATTAGCGTCACACCCACAGATCGATGGCTTATTCTTTACTGGTAGCTCACGCACAGGTCATATTCTGCATCAGCAGTACGCCGGTCACCCAGGTAAAATTTTAGCACTAGAGATGGGCGGTAATAACCCGCTTATTGTTAAGGGTGTCAGTGACACCAAAGCTGCTGTGCATGACATCATACAGTCGGCTTATATTTCATCGGGTCAACGCTGTACCTGCGCTCGTCGCCTTTACATTGAACAAGGCGCGGCGGGAGATGAGTTAATTGCCCAGTTAATTACTGCGGTTAACAATATTCAAGTGGGAGCGTGGAACAGCCAGCCACAACCCTTTATGGGCTCTATGATCTCTGAAACTGCGGCTCGCGGCATGGTTGCGGCGCAAGCGACTCTGCAAGCATTGGGCGGCGTGTCCTTGGTTGAGCTTGCTCAAGTTGAAGCGGGTACAGGCCTTGTGTCTCCTGGGCTTATCGATGTGACTCAAATCGCTGAGCTTCCGGATGAAGAATACTTCGGACCACTACTTCAATTAGTGCGTTACACAGATTTTGATGAGGCTATTCGCCTTGCTAATGCCACGCGTTACGGTCTATCAGCAGGCCTGTTGGCCGACAACCGTGATGATTACGATTACTTCTTAGCCCGTATTCGTGCCGGTATTGTTAACTGGAATAAGCAGATCACTGGCGCATCAGGCGCAGCGCCTTTCGGCGGTGTTGGTGCATCTGGTAATCACAGAGCCAGCGCCTTCTATGCCGCTGATTATTGTGCTTATCCTGTTGCTTCAATGGAAGCTGACAGTGTCAGCATGCCAGCCAGCTTGAGCCCAGGGTTAAGTATTTAA
- the astA gene encoding arginine N-succinyltransferase, translating to MLVIRPICAQDYDALYQVAIDSGHGFTSLPVNEELLKSKIARAEASFNKHIDKPFDEGYLMVLEDTKTGQVVGTCGIEAAVGMEDAFYHYRLGTEVYHSQQISVRNEIETLTLCHDYTGAAELCTLFLNKDYRKDNNGRMLSRSRFLFLAQHAERFGETVIAEMRGVSDENGDSPFYEWLQKHFLGIDFVEADYLSGLGKKTFMAQMMPRSPVYVSLLPKKAQKVIGEVHKSTRPALRLLQAEGFKFRNYVDIFDAGPTVECALRDIRAVKRSRLVTVEIGTMPKSDDHFIIANTLLADYRASQAKLSLKDGQDSVVISQKIATMMKLNEGDQLRVLAM from the coding sequence ATGTTAGTCATACGTCCAATTTGTGCCCAAGATTATGATGCACTCTACCAAGTGGCCATAGATTCTGGGCATGGGTTTACCTCATTGCCAGTTAATGAAGAGCTATTAAAATCGAAAATAGCCCGTGCTGAGGCATCATTCAATAAGCACATAGATAAGCCTTTCGATGAAGGCTATCTGATGGTGCTAGAAGACACTAAAACCGGTCAGGTTGTCGGTACTTGTGGCATAGAAGCGGCAGTGGGCATGGAAGATGCTTTCTACCATTATCGTTTAGGTACTGAGGTGTATCATTCGCAGCAGATTTCGGTGCGCAATGAAATTGAAACCTTAACCTTATGCCACGATTACACTGGCGCCGCCGAGCTGTGTACCTTGTTTTTAAATAAAGACTATCGCAAAGACAATAACGGCCGCATGTTGTCACGGTCGCGTTTCCTGTTTTTAGCTCAACATGCTGAGCGCTTTGGCGAAACTGTCATTGCAGAAATGCGTGGTGTCAGTGATGAGAATGGCGACTCGCCATTTTATGAGTGGTTACAGAAACACTTTCTAGGCATAGATTTTGTTGAAGCCGATTATTTATCTGGCCTTGGCAAAAAAACCTTTATGGCGCAGATGATGCCAAGAAGCCCAGTGTATGTCAGCTTGTTGCCTAAAAAAGCTCAGAAAGTCATAGGGGAAGTACACAAGAGTACTCGTCCAGCGCTGAGATTATTACAGGCCGAAGGCTTTAAATTTCGCAACTATGTGGATATTTTCGATGCCGGCCCGACTGTGGAATGTGCCCTGCGGGACATTCGTGCTGTGAAACGTAGCCGTTTAGTGACAGTTGAAATTGGCACCATGCCTAAATCTGATGATCACTTTATTATCGCTAACACCTTATTGGCAGATTACCGAGCCTCTCAAGCGAAATTGTCACTCAAAGACGGTCAAGACAGTGTGGTGATAAGCCAAAAGATCGCCACAATGATGAAGCTAAATGAAGGCGACCAACTTCGCGTTCTAGCAATGTAA
- a CDS encoding aspartate aminotransferase family protein, with translation MSVEMKLNRAQFDEVMVPNYAPSTVIPVRGEGSRVWDQEGTEFVDFAGGIAVNCLGHCHPALVGALKTQGEKLWHLSNVMTNEPALELATKLVNATFAERVYFANSGAEANEAALKLARRYALENHGADKDQIIAFDKAFHGRTFFTVTVGGQAAYSDGFGPKPQSITHVPFNDIKALEAVISDKTCAIMLEPLQGEGGIINGDPEFLKAVRALADKHDALVIFDEVQTGVGRTGDLFAYMATDIVPDILTSAKALGGGFPIAAMLTTAKVAAHLKVGTHGSTYGGNPLACAIGNAVLDVVNTKEVLAGVKHREQLFRDGLATINAKYQVFSEVRGKGLLLGAVLNDTYKGRSRDFLMASVAEGLMSLVAGADVVRFTPSLVIPEADIAEGLARFERAVARVVAG, from the coding sequence ATGAGCGTTGAAATGAAACTAAATCGTGCCCAGTTTGATGAAGTAATGGTGCCTAACTATGCACCCTCTACCGTGATCCCTGTACGTGGTGAAGGTAGCCGAGTGTGGGACCAAGAAGGCACTGAATTTGTCGATTTTGCCGGCGGTATTGCGGTTAACTGCTTAGGTCATTGTCATCCAGCCCTAGTTGGTGCACTCAAAACTCAAGGCGAAAAGCTGTGGCATTTGTCTAATGTAATGACTAACGAGCCCGCACTTGAATTAGCAACCAAACTAGTCAATGCAACATTTGCCGAGCGCGTCTATTTTGCTAACTCAGGTGCAGAAGCCAACGAAGCGGCACTTAAACTTGCCCGCCGTTATGCCCTAGAAAATCATGGCGCTGACAAAGATCAAATTATCGCCTTCGATAAAGCCTTCCACGGCCGTACTTTCTTCACTGTGACTGTCGGTGGTCAAGCGGCTTACTCTGATGGGTTTGGTCCTAAGCCTCAAAGCATTACCCATGTGCCGTTCAATGATATTAAGGCCTTAGAAGCTGTAATATCAGACAAGACCTGCGCCATTATGTTGGAACCATTACAAGGCGAAGGCGGCATTATCAATGGCGACCCAGAGTTTTTAAAAGCGGTTCGCGCCTTGGCTGATAAACACGATGCCTTAGTGATTTTTGATGAAGTACAAACGGGTGTCGGTCGTACTGGCGATTTATTCGCTTATATGGCAACTGATATAGTGCCAGATATTTTAACTAGCGCTAAAGCCTTAGGCGGCGGTTTCCCAATCGCGGCTATGTTAACTACGGCTAAAGTTGCTGCTCATCTAAAAGTCGGCACTCATGGTTCTACTTATGGTGGCAACCCTTTGGCCTGTGCTATCGGTAATGCTGTGTTAGATGTAGTGAATACTAAGGAAGTGTTAGCCGGTGTTAAACACCGTGAGCAGCTTTTCCGTGACGGACTTGCGACAATCAATGCTAAATATCAAGTATTTTCTGAAGTGCGCGGCAAAGGCTTATTGCTTGGCGCCGTGTTAAACGACACTTACAAAGGCCGCAGCCGTGACTTTCTAATGGCCAGTGTCGCTGAAGGGCTAATGAGTTTAGTGGCGGGTGCTGATGTGGTTCGATTCACTCCTTCGTTAGTGATCCCAGAGGCTGATATTGCCGAAGGTTTAGCTCGTTTTGAGCGCGCGGTTGCAAGAGTAGTCGCTGGCTAA
- a CDS encoding HDOD domain-containing protein: MAISVAGGVKPGKIIEVEYRLYLQLLVGKKAAVKMEDELDTLLDDAANKLEIERAAIKLRLDKQLKAKALYQAISEQLSHAVSKDIEHQLSWPEKVSGLSGISQTQLLLLDLLAAKEVNLARLRPLIDDSSWLVSELTAMINSPSSRHRRTNRGNIQVSDLKLILNYVGVENLRLLVPYFCLRHWLPSGNANVLWAARKLWRYSIISAIAAKALGQLHSKNVSLVYTCALLNQLGSAVVLNCGARMFEKHWRTWLQEASHSRDKEVYDAILATEFPANEIFNQVMHHGQKYSWQLLSLQSFDDSPITQVLKELDVEYHFSELSPEAAIVAKASCYAKVYLLEELKLIEHQEKRVMFDYYEFSQDELACLKGLNFRKLDLF, translated from the coding sequence GTGGCGATATCCGTTGCAGGAGGCGTTAAGCCGGGCAAAATTATCGAGGTAGAATATAGACTCTATCTGCAACTGCTCGTCGGTAAAAAGGCCGCAGTTAAGATGGAGGATGAACTCGATACTTTGCTTGATGATGCCGCCAATAAGCTTGAGATTGAACGTGCTGCAATCAAGCTGAGGCTGGATAAACAGCTTAAGGCCAAAGCCTTGTACCAAGCTATCTCAGAGCAACTGTCCCATGCCGTCAGTAAAGATATTGAGCATCAGTTAAGTTGGCCCGAAAAAGTATCAGGCCTTTCGGGGATCAGTCAAACGCAACTGTTATTGCTGGACTTGCTCGCGGCAAAAGAAGTCAACCTTGCCCGTTTGCGTCCACTTATCGATGACTCAAGTTGGTTAGTGAGTGAGCTTACGGCGATGATCAACAGCCCGTCATCTCGTCATAGAAGAACCAACCGCGGCAATATACAAGTGAGCGATCTTAAACTCATACTCAATTATGTTGGCGTCGAAAATCTTCGCTTATTAGTGCCTTATTTTTGCTTACGTCACTGGCTACCTTCGGGCAATGCCAATGTGCTGTGGGCTGCACGTAAATTGTGGCGTTACAGCATTATCAGCGCCATCGCTGCGAAAGCATTAGGGCAATTGCACTCAAAGAATGTCAGCTTGGTTTATACCTGCGCCTTATTGAATCAACTCGGTAGTGCAGTGGTGTTAAATTGCGGCGCACGCATGTTTGAAAAGCATTGGCGAACCTGGCTGCAAGAGGCCAGTCACAGTCGCGATAAAGAAGTTTATGATGCTATTTTGGCCACTGAGTTTCCGGCCAATGAGATTTTTAACCAGGTGATGCACCATGGGCAAAAATACAGCTGGCAATTGCTGAGTTTACAATCTTTTGATGATAGTCCGATAACGCAGGTATTAAAGGAATTGGATGTTGAATATCACTTTAGTGAACTATCGCCAGAAGCGGCCATAGTGGCCAAAGCCAGTTGCTATGCTAAGGTGTATTTATTAGAAGAGCTTAAGTTGATTGAACATCAGGAAAAACGAGTAATGTTTGATTATTATGAGTTTTCTCAAGATGAGCTTGCTTGCCTGAAAGGCCTTAACTTCCGCAAGTTGGATTTATTTTAA
- a CDS encoding S9 family peptidase codes for MKRFIRNVTLSTLSIAMVSSCSLTATPEQSQVIDSVNTPILVPLASPPQVSTQLTLNQIMANPDWMGIAAQGAYWSDDSQSVYFNRQGSEAAIGQLYQQALNSNKANEIPLAKLHLADQKGGELNHTKDKKAYLYQGNVFVKDVRSSEIKQLTRQNDAINGVRWLTNGDLAYWQGDNVYRLHQDTGLIEQIAAIVMSDAPKAVNEPTSYIAKQQHRLIQYVAKEHNKAKDRQANRKSLREQDPSFANKIWYLGGAEVVSELSLSPSGRYLLLSLVDKDYDWRSEHDIMPNYLGKEGYVDAVPARARVAEDNPPGERLVLLDLETHTKKDITIEGLIGFDEDVLASVKTENAKAKGERYKSEKQLRKVQLMQDWGWGQSAIQWNDAGTDLLVLLESVDNKDRWLARVDLNKGKLVTEHRLHDDAWVNYDYNQFGWLPRGDKFYYLSEESGYSQLYVKASTDKAMALTQGRFVVNDVQLSADGKYLYYRANKVHPGIYNVYRVDVATGKSEQLTDWQGDLQYSLSPDNQSLLLTASSLTKPNELYIQPIGGELLALTDYTSAAFKEYPWQAPQIIAVPSHHGAGVVHARVYLPEGFDATQANKYPAVIFNHGAGYLQNAHYGFSGYFREFMFHNLLAQQGYVVMDMDYRGSKGYGRDWRTAIYRNMGHPEVEDLKDGVSWMVSNANVDVNKVGTYGGSYGGFLTFMALFNEPELFQAGAALRPVTDWAHYNAGYTSNILNTPDDDPIAYERSSPIEHAQGLQKPLLIMSGVLDDNVFFQDSVRLVQRLIELEKPMFETAIYPVEPHGFKQPSSWLDEYRRIYKLFEQELK; via the coding sequence ATGAAGCGTTTTATCAGAAATGTCACTTTAAGCACGCTGTCTATTGCTATGGTCAGCAGCTGTAGCCTCACTGCAACACCAGAGCAGTCCCAAGTCATAGATAGTGTAAACACCCCCATTCTTGTGCCACTTGCTAGCCCACCGCAGGTGTCCACTCAGCTTACATTAAATCAAATCATGGCCAATCCTGATTGGATGGGAATTGCAGCCCAAGGTGCCTATTGGAGTGATGATAGCCAATCTGTGTATTTTAACCGCCAAGGCAGTGAAGCGGCCATAGGGCAGCTTTATCAGCAGGCCTTGAATAGCAACAAAGCCAATGAGATCCCGTTAGCTAAGCTCCATTTAGCCGATCAAAAAGGTGGCGAACTTAATCACACTAAAGATAAAAAAGCCTATTTATATCAAGGTAATGTTTTTGTAAAAGATGTACGTTCTAGTGAAATTAAGCAATTAACCCGCCAAAACGACGCCATCAATGGAGTGCGTTGGTTAACTAATGGCGATCTCGCCTATTGGCAAGGGGATAATGTTTACCGCCTGCATCAAGATACAGGCTTGATAGAGCAAATTGCCGCCATAGTCATGAGTGATGCCCCAAAAGCTGTCAATGAGCCTACAAGTTATATTGCTAAGCAGCAGCACAGATTAATCCAATATGTCGCTAAAGAGCACAACAAGGCTAAAGACAGGCAAGCCAATCGTAAGAGTCTAAGGGAGCAAGACCCTAGCTTTGCCAACAAGATATGGTATCTAGGTGGAGCGGAAGTGGTATCGGAGCTGAGTCTGTCGCCAAGTGGCCGCTACCTCTTGCTATCCTTAGTGGATAAAGATTACGACTGGCGTAGCGAGCATGACATCATGCCTAACTATTTAGGTAAAGAGGGTTATGTTGATGCAGTACCTGCAAGGGCGCGAGTGGCTGAAGATAATCCCCCAGGTGAGCGTTTGGTGTTGTTAGATTTAGAGACACACACGAAAAAAGATATCACCATAGAGGGGCTTATCGGGTTCGATGAAGACGTACTGGCCAGCGTAAAAACTGAGAACGCTAAAGCCAAAGGCGAGCGCTATAAGAGTGAGAAACAGCTTCGTAAAGTCCAGCTAATGCAAGACTGGGGCTGGGGCCAAAGCGCTATTCAATGGAATGATGCTGGCACAGATTTATTGGTGCTGCTCGAGTCAGTGGATAATAAAGATCGCTGGCTGGCTCGCGTCGACCTGAATAAAGGCAAACTTGTCACTGAGCACAGGCTGCATGATGACGCTTGGGTAAACTATGACTATAACCAATTCGGTTGGCTACCAAGGGGGGATAAATTTTATTATCTATCTGAAGAGTCGGGTTATTCTCAGCTTTATGTCAAAGCTAGCACTGACAAGGCAATGGCATTAACTCAAGGTCGATTCGTGGTCAATGATGTACAGTTATCGGCGGATGGTAAGTATCTGTATTATCGTGCCAATAAGGTTCATCCTGGGATATATAATGTGTATCGGGTGGACGTAGCCACAGGCAAGAGTGAGCAACTCACAGATTGGCAAGGCGATTTACAGTACAGTTTAAGCCCTGATAATCAATCTTTATTGCTAACGGCTTCAAGTTTGACTAAGCCTAATGAATTGTACATTCAGCCAATAGGGGGTGAGCTGTTAGCCCTTACTGATTATACCAGTGCAGCATTTAAAGAATATCCTTGGCAGGCGCCGCAAATTATTGCCGTGCCTTCCCATCATGGTGCTGGTGTAGTGCATGCAAGAGTCTATTTACCCGAAGGCTTTGATGCGACCCAAGCCAATAAATACCCAGCAGTCATCTTTAACCATGGTGCAGGATACCTGCAAAATGCCCATTATGGTTTTTCCGGCTATTTCCGCGAATTTATGTTCCACAATCTATTGGCCCAGCAAGGTTATGTGGTGATGGACATGGATTATCGCGGCTCCAAAGGGTATGGCAGAGATTGGCGTACCGCCATCTATCGCAACATGGGCCATCCTGAAGTAGAAGATTTAAAAGACGGTGTGAGCTGGATGGTAAGTAATGCCAATGTTGATGTTAATAAGGTTGGCACTTATGGCGGGTCTTACGGCGGCTTCTTAACTTTCATGGCATTATTTAACGAGCCTGAGTTATTTCAAGCAGGCGCCGCACTTAGGCCGGTGACGGATTGGGCGCACTATAATGCGGGCTACACTTCCAACATTCTCAATACCCCTGATGATGACCCCATTGCTTATGAACGCAGTTCACCCATTGAGCACGCACAAGGACTACAAAAGCCGCTACTCATCATGAGTGGCGTATTAGATGATAATGTCTTTTTTCAAGACAGTGTACGTCTAGTGCAGCGTTTAATTGAGCTTGAAAAGCCTATGTTTGAAACGGCAATTTATCCCGTTGAGCCTCATGGTTTTAAGCAGCCTTCAAGCTGGTTAGATGAATATCGCCGCATCTATAAACTGTTTGAGCAGGAACTTAAATAG
- a CDS encoding anthranilate synthase component II, with protein MLLMIDNYDSFTFNLVQYFQQLGQEILVKRNDEISIEDISDLKPTHLVISPGPCSPDEAGVSLEAIEYFAGKLPILGVCLGHQAIAQVFGAKVIRAKRVMHGKTSMITHQGKGLFEALSLPLQVTRYHSLIVDDLPEGFVLDAWYDDPVHGREIMAMSHAKLKLYGVQFHPESILTLQGHELLANFLKQN; from the coding sequence ATGCTGTTAATGATAGATAACTATGATTCTTTTACCTTCAACTTGGTGCAGTATTTCCAGCAGCTGGGACAAGAAATCCTAGTGAAGCGCAATGATGAAATCAGCATTGAAGACATAAGTGACTTGAAGCCCACACATCTGGTTATTTCCCCAGGGCCTTGCAGTCCTGATGAAGCTGGCGTTTCACTGGAGGCTATTGAGTATTTCGCGGGCAAGTTACCTATTTTAGGTGTGTGTCTTGGGCATCAAGCCATAGCACAAGTCTTCGGTGCTAAGGTTATCCGCGCCAAGCGGGTGATGCATGGCAAGACAAGTATGATAACCCATCAAGGCAAAGGCTTGTTCGAGGCCTTGAGTCTGCCGCTACAAGTCACCCGTTATCATTCATTAATCGTCGATGACTTGCCCGAGGGTTTTGTGCTCGATGCTTGGTATGATGACCCGGTACATGGGCGAGAAATTATGGCCATGAGCCATGCAAAACTTAAACTCTATGGGGTGCAATTTCATCCCGAATCAATTTTAACCCTACAAGGCCACGAGTTGCTGGCTAATTTTTTAAAGCAAAACTAA
- a CDS encoding ClpXP protease specificity-enhancing factor, giving the protein MTAITANRPYLLRAYYEWLMDNHLTPHVVVDAFVKGTQVPQQFVKDGQIVLNIAEGAVANLHIGNDFVEFNARFGGVPQQVVVPLAAIVAIYARENGAGTVFDMEDAYMIESDLDQLSSVAPALSGVKDTKSDEAKKTSETTKRPSHLTLVK; this is encoded by the coding sequence ATGACTGCTATTACTGCTAATCGTCCATATTTGTTGCGTGCTTATTATGAGTGGTTGATGGACAACCACTTAACGCCGCATGTGGTTGTGGATGCCTTTGTAAAAGGGACTCAAGTACCTCAGCAATTTGTGAAGGACGGTCAAATCGTTCTGAACATAGCCGAAGGTGCCGTGGCTAATTTACACATAGGTAATGATTTTGTTGAATTTAATGCTCGCTTTGGCGGGGTGCCACAACAAGTGGTTGTCCCATTAGCGGCCATAGTGGCTATCTACGCCCGTGAAAATGGCGCTGGCACAGTGTTCGACATGGAGGATGCTTACATGATTGAAAGTGACTTAGATCAACTTTCTTCAGTGGCACCAGCCTTGTCCGGTGTAAAAGATACCAAATCAGATGAAGCAAAAAAGACTTCTGAAACAACCAAGCGTCCAAGCCATTTGACTTTAGTTAAATAA
- the sspA gene encoding stringent starvation protein SspA — MAVAANKRSIMTLFSGADDLYSHQVRIVLAEKGVTVDVLQVDPSENPEDLLEVNPYNSVPTLVDRELVLYESRIIMEYLDERFPHPPLMPVYPVSRGQSRLMMHRIDSDWYTLVERIRKGEKAEAARKELTESLVALGPVFAEMPYFMSEEFGLTDCYLGPLLWRLPVLGINLDSRTSKDINAYMTRIFERESFKASLTEAEREMRMGM, encoded by the coding sequence ATGGCTGTTGCTGCCAACAAACGCTCTATCATGACACTGTTTTCCGGTGCCGATGATTTATATAGTCATCAAGTACGTATCGTACTGGCTGAAAAAGGAGTCACTGTCGATGTATTGCAGGTTGACCCTAGCGAAAACCCTGAAGATTTACTGGAAGTAAATCCATACAACTCTGTGCCTACCTTGGTAGACCGCGAATTAGTTTTGTATGAGTCGCGTATCATAATGGAATATTTAGATGAGCGTTTTCCTCATCCGCCATTGATGCCTGTATATCCAGTTTCTCGTGGTCAAAGCCGCTTAATGATGCACCGCATCGATTCTGACTGGTACACTTTGGTCGAACGCATTCGCAAGGGTGAAAAGGCCGAAGCTGCACGTAAAGAATTGACTGAAAGCTTAGTGGCTTTAGGGCCGGTTTTTGCTGAAATGCCGTATTTCATGAGCGAAGAATTCGGTTTAACCGATTGCTATCTTGGCCCATTATTGTGGCGTTTGCCTGTATTGGGTATCAACTTAGATAGCCGCACCTCTAAAGATATCAATGCTTATATGACGCGAATTTTTGAACGCGAGTCATTTAAAGCATCGTTAACAGAGGCTGAGCGCGAAATGCGCATGGGCATGTAA
- a CDS encoding cytochrome c1, whose amino-acid sequence MKKLLIALVTLLPSLAMAAGGNVHLEDANVDLHDTESLQRGLGLFQNYCSGCHSTQYQRYERVATDLNIPADEMRKNYMFTDAKIGELMENAIPTADAANWFGAAPPDLTLVARVRGEDWVYSYLKGFYKDESRPFGVNNTVFPLVGMPHVLEDLQGLAVKQEDGTFVVSGGKLTAEEYDQAVRDITGFLVYSAEPVKLERKAMGVWVLGFLFIFFIIAYLLKKEYWKDVH is encoded by the coding sequence ATGAAAAAACTACTTATTGCTTTAGTGACTCTGTTACCAAGCTTAGCTATGGCTGCTGGCGGCAACGTTCACTTAGAAGATGCCAATGTCGACTTACACGACACTGAATCATTGCAACGCGGTTTAGGACTGTTCCAGAACTATTGTTCTGGTTGTCACAGCACTCAGTATCAAAGATATGAGCGCGTGGCCACAGACTTGAACATTCCTGCTGATGAAATGCGCAAAAACTATATGTTTACCGATGCTAAAATTGGTGAACTAATGGAAAATGCCATTCCTACAGCGGATGCTGCCAACTGGTTTGGCGCAGCACCACCGGATTTGACTTTGGTTGCTCGCGTTCGTGGTGAAGACTGGGTTTACTCATACCTTAAGGGCTTCTATAAAGATGAGAGCCGTCCTTTTGGAGTGAATAATACAGTATTCCCTTTGGTGGGTATGCCGCACGTGCTTGAAGACTTGCAAGGCTTAGCCGTTAAGCAAGAAGACGGCACCTTTGTAGTTTCAGGTGGCAAGTTAACCGCTGAAGAATACGATCAAGCAGTACGTGATATCACGGGTTTCTTGGTTTATTCGGCTGAGCCTGTGAAGCTTGAACGCAAGGCTATGGGTGTGTGGGTGCTTGGATTCCTGTTTATTTTCTTCATCATTGCTTACTTGTTGAAGAAAGAATACTGGAAAGATGTGCACTAG